A window of the Anticarsia gemmatalis isolate Benzon Research Colony breed Stoneville strain chromosome W, ilAntGemm2 primary, whole genome shotgun sequence genome harbors these coding sequences:
- the LOC142985780 gene encoding zinc finger protein 711-like, whose translation MKNEEVKSYLEEQRGSEEFLLKKNKRCVDCVLLFVDEKTLEQHCKDYHNKSSPYICDTCSSRFSNKRHLSAHIQQHRYKYACTLCDYSCHDKTLRSTHCKRRHPKIFQCVKCLLNSGNRREFFKHYKAWHERFECHHCGVTFKMKYCIKQHLRKQHSPFEFAPCNKSFAHYNRLWLHNKTTHGEAAPAYCVECDRRYRDVYRYKWHLANSATHTPRTHTRVPCPGCDKVVSKNIYIKDHYNLVHLKYYKYRCEQCDKNFIRNADLVKHRRRVHEGVLPPKYKICYMCGRGFTTNKILLNHVRTHTGEQPHACESCGVRFTALYHTDADFKTYPLIHKHTINLVMVTPTPSALD comes from the exons atgaaaaatgaagaagtaaaatcttatttagAAGAACAGAGGGGTAGTGAAGAGTTTTTATTAAAGAAGAATAAAAGATGTGTTGATTGTGTGTTGTTGTTTGTTGATGAGAAAACATTGGAACAACATTGTAAAGATTATCATAATAAG TCGTCGCCATACATTTGCGACACGTGTTCATCGAGGTTCTCGAACAAGCGCCATCTATCGGCGCACATACAACAACACAGGTACAAGTACGCGTGCACTCTCTGTGACTACAGCTGTCACGACAAGACGCTGAGATCGACTCATTGTAAGAGAAGACATCCTAAAATATTCCAGTGTGTTAAATGCTTGCTGAATTCCGG TAATCGTCGCGAGTTCTTCAAGCACTACAAGGCGTGGCACGAGCGCTTCGAGTGTCACCACTGCGGCGTCACCTTCAAGATGAAGTACTGCATCAAACAACATCTGCG CAAGCAGCACTCTCCATTCGAGTTTGCGCCGTGCAACAAGTCGTTCGCGCACTACAACCGTCTGTGGCTGCACAACAAGACCACGCACGGCGAGGCGGCGCCCGCCTACTGCGTGGAGTGCGACCGCCGCTATCGCGACGTGTATAGATACAAGTGGCACCTCGCCAACAGCGCCACGCACACGCCCCGCACACACACCAG GGTGCCGTGTCCGGGCTGTGACAAGGTGGTCTCTAAGAACATCTACATAAAGGACCACTACAACCTGGTTCACCTCAAGTACTACAAGTACCGCTGCGAACAGTGCGATAAA AACTTCATTCGTAACGCGGACCTGGTGAAGCACAGACGTCGCGTGCACGAGGGAGTGCTGCCGCCCAAGTATAAGATCTGTTACATGTGCGGACGCGGGTTCACG ACGAACAAGATCCTGTTGAACCACGTGCGCACGCACACGGGCGAGCAGCCGCACGCATGTGAGTCGTGCGGCGTGCGCTTCACAGCACTGTACCACACTGATGCTGACTTCaaaacttaccctcttattcataaacacactataaacctagtTATGGTAACACCCACACCTTCAGCGTTAGATTGa